AAGGTCAAATATAGTCAATTACATCTGCACTACATACTTCTCGCCTTGCGCCAAGGAACGGTTTCGGCTTCCTGCTCACCCCTATATTTTTTCCAGCCCACATAACTTAATACGCTAACAATCAGTAAGGATATCCCTACCAATAACAGAATGAAAGCGCCTTGCTGCTCTCCTGACTCTTGGAAAAATGCGAGGTCAATCTGTTTTTCTAATCGATCCAGTACTTGCGCTGTCTGTTCTTTTTTTTGCCACAGTTCAGCCGAATACCGGTCCAGATAGGCAACAAGTGAATCAAGCTGGGTATATACTTGAGGAGGATGACTCACAACGATGGCCGGGCGGATAAATTCATAATGATTGAACAAGCGATTTAAATACCGGAAAAATTGGTCCCGATCCCCCTTATTTATACTTTGTTTCAGAGCAGTCAAGTCTTCGGCCAGCTTAGGATAAAAATTAATCCATAGCGGCTGCTCAGTATGACTCACAGCGTTGATCGTTAAGCGCATCCGTAAAACCTGCTGGTAGACCTGATTCTCGTTGAGCTTCACTTGGGTAAGGGCTCCTTGGGCTTGTACGACCGTTTCCGTCAAAATATTGGCCTGTTCCACATGTTGCAGGTATTGTCCCAATTGTACAGTTAGCAGACGTTCAGAAATCTCCAGCACTGTTTGACGGGCTTGATCATACTGTTTCTCTTCAACCAAGCGGAATGCTTTATCTGCCAGTTCATCTATTTCAAGCCACTTACGCAATTGTTCATCTCTGGTATTGTTATGGCTGTCCGCATATGTGACACCAATATTCAAGCCAATCGTGACAAACATAACCAAAATGAACATTTTAACTGCCCAGTGGTCACGAACCATACGTCTTCTCATCTTATCCCCTCCCCTAACACATCCTATGGGACAAGGGACAAGTTTAGACCATTTTTTTGTCTAGGGGATCACTTGTCAGACGCCCAGCGATGCTTAATGACGTTTGGGGACGTGGCGGGCGACCCTTTTCCCCCTGCAAACCACCGACAGATAAAAAATCAGGAGTCCGACCAAACTTAAACAGACGGTGAAGGTATAAATTTGGGGCAAAAAGGGATGTAGCCGGTAATTCAACCACGGAAAAATACCCAGCGTATAATCTAACACATCATTAGTTAGGGTCCATGTGGCAACCAGTAGCAGATGGTGCAGCTTGAAGCTGAAATAAGGGATGTACAACAAAGCTTGAACGGCCATCCCAATGTGGGAAAAAATGAGCATATAATGCTGCCAGGTCAATTCCCCACCGAGCAAACCTGTCCAAACAATCATCACCGTAGCCCAGACCCCATATTTGAAGAGAGTGACTGCTGCAAAAGCTTCCACGAACCGCCACTGTCTGCCCATTAAAAAAGCCACCAGTACAAAGCAGAAAAATAAACTGGCCGTCGGGCTATCCGGAACAAAGGGTAATAAGTACCACTCAGTTGCTGCCAGCTGGTTTTTGTACCAGTAATAGCCGTATATCGTTCCCAGTGTATTGATGACCAGTAACGTCCATAAGCCTGATCTTTGACCCAGCCACTTTGTCAGCCATTTAAACCACAACATGACCGCATTCACACACTATGCGCCCCTTTTTAAATATCTTATTGTGTTTGTTAAGCTCATTTTCATTGTAAAAGGCAAAAAGCTGACCTAAACAGCCAGCTTTTTGCTTCAGTACATTATTCTTCACCATCCAGTGAAGCAAGCCATTCAGCAAGTGCCTGCAAATCTTCTTCATCGTCAACAAGACCACTTGGCATAGCACCCTGTCCGTTAATAATTACATTTCTAATTTGATCTTCTGAAAGCTCAGCCCCAACCAGGTTTAACGGAACACCAACTGCTCCACCTTCCAGATTTTCACCGTGACAGTTGATACATGTATATTGGGCATATAACTCATAGGACGGATGGGTGGTATCGATCTCCACATCAAAATATGGGCTGTCCCAAGCGTACACTTCGTTTTGGGACCAGTCATGCCCTTTATACGCATCATAAGTTAAGACAAACAGCGATACGATAACAAGTAGCATGATCCCAGAAGCAATAGGCCGCTTAATCGGTCGCCGTTCCTTGCTGCGGTCCAGCCATGGAGCCAACAGCAAAGCTGTGAAGGCCAAACCAGGTATCACAACGGTTCCGATCACGGTGTAGGGACCAGAAGCAAAGCTGTATTTTAAGAGCTGAAAGAGAAATAAGAAGTACCAGTCTGGCACCGGGGAATAACCGGTATCGGTCGGGTCAGCGAGACGTTCCAATGGCGGTTCATGGGCAACCGTCAACACAAGAAATCCGATCAAAACAACGGCCCCAACCATCCACTCTTTTAAAAGAAAGTTAGGCCAGAAGGGCTCAGTCTTGCCCGGAAACTCCGAATAGTCTTTGGGAATGTTTGGTACACGCCGGGCCAGGATACGTGAATCTTCCACATATTTAACCTCTTTATGGTGATTGTCATGATTACTTGCCATGTTTTACCCCCCTCAGTTGGAGAGAACTCCATTTTATAGTGGTCCAGAGATTCCCTGTCTGCGAATCAGGATAAAGTGGATCCCCATCAAGGCCAGCAATGCGGCAGGCAGGAAAAAGACATGAATGGCAAAGAAACGTGCCAATGTCTGGGCACCCAACACATCACCGCCAGCCAGGAATGTTTCAATCATTCCCCCAATAAGCGGCACACTTGAGGCAATTTCAATCCCAACCGCAGTGGCAAAGTACGCTTTCATATCCCAGGGCAGCAAATAGCCGGTAAAGCCAAGACCCAGCATCACCCCAAAGATCATCACACCTACAACCCAGTTCAACTCGCGGGGCTTTTTATATGAGCCGGTAAAGAAGACGCGCAGTGTATGTAGGAACATCATGACAATAACCACACTGGCACCCCAGTGGTGCATGCCGCGCACAATCTGCCCGTAAGCCACTTCATTTTGCAGATATTTAACTGATTCATATGCATTAACAATATCCGGAACATAGTACATGGTGAGAAACATCCCGGATAAAATTTGGATCACGGTGATGAAAAAGGTTAAGCCACCGAAACAGTAAATAAACGCCGAGAAGTGATGTGCCGGGTTCACATGTTCGGGGACCTCATGGTCGGCCAAGTCCCGCCACATCGGGGTAATATCAACCCGTTCATCAACCCAATCATATAACTTTTGCAGCATGGCTTATCCCAACTCCTCTCGTGGCACTGCTCGGCCTAAATACAGTTTGCCGTCTTCACCCACTTCATATTGATAAACATCAAGTGGGGCAATAGGCGGCGTACCGGGAATGTTAATGCCGTTTTCATCGTATAGTCCGTTATGACACGGGCAGAAGAAATGATTGGGATAATCGTCGTTGGTGTCCCACTGCACAGTGCACCCTAAGTGCTTACAGACGGGAGACAAGGCTTGCACTTCACCGTTGTCCAACACTCTGACCCAGGCGGAGTACAATCTTTCATACTCTGTCCAACCGTCCTTGATCAATAATTTAAAATCGACCCGTTTGTACTCTTTGCCGAATTCGGAGATGTCGCCAACAGGAACCATCTCCTGCTCCGCACCGACTTTTAAAACAGGGTCTATGGCAAAGCGGATCATCGGAGCCACCGTCGCTGAGACGAGGAAACCGCCGACGCCCATTAAAGTGTAATTAAGGAACTGCCGTCTGGACACCTGCTGTTTCTCTTTGTCACTCATCCTTTAACCTCCCTACACACATAGACTGACCATTCAATGAAGCCGATAACAAACAATAGACTAGGACATAATCATGATAGCTCATGCGGAAAATCACGTCAAGAATTATCAATTTCGGCCATTTCCAACCATTGTTCGGCATACATTCACATTTTACCCTCTTTTCCATAAACTAATGAGCTTGGGCACATATTTTTGCGCACAGTTGAACAAAGTCTGGCTAGATTGGTCCTCAACATCCACTTCGTGCAGATCAATATATAACAAACTGGCAGTAAGCATCTCGCTCTTCTTCTTCCACATGTCATCAACTGTAATATACACTTGATGTTGAAAACCGTTTTGCAACACATCATCCGTATAGCGGTTTAAATAAGTCACAAGCTCCTCTTCTT
This window of the Caldalkalibacillus uzonensis genome carries:
- a CDS encoding sporulation protein YpjB; this translates as MRRRMVRDHWAVKMFILVMFVTIGLNIGVTYADSHNNTRDEQLRKWLEIDELADKAFRLVEEKQYDQARQTVLEISERLLTVQLGQYLQHVEQANILTETVVQAQGALTQVKLNENQVYQQVLRMRLTINAVSHTEQPLWINFYPKLAEDLTALKQSINKGDRDQFFRYLNRLFNHYEFIRPAIVVSHPPQVYTQLDSLVAYLDRYSAELWQKKEQTAQVLDRLEKQIDLAFFQESGEQQGAFILLLVGISLLIVSVLSYVGWKKYRGEQEAETVPWRKARSM
- a CDS encoding DUF1405 domain-containing protein — its product is MNAVMLWFKWLTKWLGQRSGLWTLLVINTLGTIYGYYWYKNQLAATEWYLLPFVPDSPTASLFFCFVLVAFLMGRQWRFVEAFAAVTLFKYGVWATVMIVWTGLLGGELTWQHYMLIFSHIGMAVQALLYIPYFSFKLHHLLLVATWTLTNDVLDYTLGIFPWLNYRLHPFLPQIYTFTVCLSLVGLLIFYLSVVCRGKRVARHVPKRH
- a CDS encoding menaquinol-cytochrome c reductase cytochrome b/c subunit, which codes for MASNHDNHHKEVKYVEDSRILARRVPNIPKDYSEFPGKTEPFWPNFLLKEWMVGAVVLIGFLVLTVAHEPPLERLADPTDTGYSPVPDWYFLFLFQLLKYSFASGPYTVIGTVVIPGLAFTALLLAPWLDRSKERRPIKRPIASGIMLLVIVSLFVLTYDAYKGHDWSQNEVYAWDSPYFDVEIDTTHPSYELYAQYTCINCHGENLEGGAVGVPLNLVGAELSEDQIRNVIINGQGAMPSGLVDDEEDLQALAEWLASLDGEE
- the qcrB gene encoding menaquinol-cytochrome c reductase cytochrome b subunit, producing the protein MLQKLYDWVDERVDITPMWRDLADHEVPEHVNPAHHFSAFIYCFGGLTFFITVIQILSGMFLTMYYVPDIVNAYESVKYLQNEVAYGQIVRGMHHWGASVVIVMMFLHTLRVFFTGSYKKPRELNWVVGVMIFGVMLGLGFTGYLLPWDMKAYFATAVGIEIASSVPLIGGMIETFLAGGDVLGAQTLARFFAIHVFFLPAALLALMGIHFILIRRQGISGPL
- a CDS encoding ubiquinol-cytochrome c reductase iron-sulfur subunit — its product is MSDKEKQQVSRRQFLNYTLMGVGGFLVSATVAPMIRFAIDPVLKVGAEQEMVPVGDISEFGKEYKRVDFKLLIKDGWTEYERLYSAWVRVLDNGEVQALSPVCKHLGCTVQWDTNDDYPNHFFCPCHNGLYDENGINIPGTPPIAPLDVYQYEVGEDGKLYLGRAVPREELG
- a CDS encoding DUF2487 family protein; translation: MKWDRLTIDDYIENKAYIDTALVPLFKVKLGPSTRESALQATWLSGVINHIEEQLAGRVLLLPPVTYAESHQEEELVTYLNRYTDDVLQNGFQHQVYITVDDMWKKKSEMLTASLLYIDLHEVDVEDQSSQTLFNCAQKYVPKLISLWKRG